The following proteins come from a genomic window of Rhodothermales bacterium:
- the secA gene encoding preprotein translocase subunit SecA: protein MLNLLKKFFGDSQERSVKRLWPMVHRINEEYEKLQTLTDEQLQAKTEEFRGRIRETLAEIEADMAEINRQLKAGRNTDEAGESHTLTLNDRLDLYDELDVLEKEWYSTLDSTLDALLPEAFAVAKDACRRMLGRQWEAGGRTVTWDMVPYDVQLLGGIAIHEGNISEMKTGEGKTLVAVAPVYLNALAGQGVHLVTVNPYLAERDAEWMGPVYEYLGLTVDVIDKYEPHTEQRKAAYQADVTYGTNNEFGFDYLRDNSFVNDPEHLQQRKHHFAVVDEVDSVLIDEARTPLIISGPVPESDETQFQEFKPSVERLVYSQQKLVAGFVADAERLLAERDKAVEAGDNKKASEHESEAGLALLRAHRGYPRNKKFRKLLQEPGVEQLRQKTEYFYLQDNAKKMPFVDQELYFSYDEKQRAIEMSDKGRQYIGSAAGKDENLFILPDLGEEVAKAEKEMETEQKTLVSDIQSDEALSEEKKENKLANDISILRNKLADFKRELYNRYAEAASRLHAIEQLLKAYILFEKDTEYIVQDGKIQIVDEHTGRVLSGRRYSDGLHQAIEAKEGVKIQAATQTYATVTLQNYFRLYHKLAGMTGTAETESEEFFKTYKMEVVVVPTNKPVARRDLDDLVLRTKREKVNAVIEKIQEYHDRGQPVLVGTTSVEASEMYSRMLTRAGIKHNVLNAKRDRAKAESLIVAEAGQKGGVTIATNMAGRGTDIKLGEGVREIGGLAIIGTERHDSRRIDLQLRGRAGRQGDPGESQFYISLEDNLMRLFSSDRVAKVMDRLNLEEGAVITHPWVNKSIERAQGKVEQNNYAIRKRQLEYDDVLDSQRKVIYDRRVHALRGQRLAGDIMDMLRGMVEDLVKQHHGEGNLDEMRADLLRLLALDVEMDRELFHKLGEDGVTDRVYDDALAFYNRKRNALARPFHESMKQLQESDREQKPEKVYVDFTDGRKALRAVVRIEDAIESEGQEVNDALERVAMLSFIDAHWTEHLRNLDEVKEGIGLRAYGQRDPLIEYKMEAYGLFTEMIDTINRDMVSFIFRSGPLVNQQQGAGAAGARPRRLDPRRSRTTHESMSPTYGVGAGGDGRRAAAEADPTAKAEPVTVDDKVGRNDPCPCGSGKKYKHCHGAA, encoded by the coding sequence ATGCTCAATCTGCTCAAGAAATTTTTCGGCGACAGTCAGGAACGCTCAGTCAAGCGTCTCTGGCCGATGGTTCACCGCATAAATGAGGAATATGAAAAGCTGCAAACGCTCACCGATGAGCAACTGCAGGCCAAAACGGAGGAATTCCGGGGTCGGATCCGGGAAACGCTTGCCGAAATCGAGGCCGATATGGCCGAGATCAACCGGCAGTTGAAGGCGGGCCGCAATACAGACGAGGCCGGTGAGTCGCACACGCTCACGCTGAACGATCGGCTTGATCTGTACGATGAGCTCGATGTGCTGGAAAAGGAGTGGTACTCTACGCTCGATTCGACGCTCGACGCGTTGCTTCCGGAGGCATTCGCGGTGGCCAAGGATGCGTGTCGTCGCATGCTGGGTCGTCAGTGGGAGGCGGGTGGTCGGACCGTCACCTGGGACATGGTCCCCTACGACGTTCAGTTGCTGGGCGGTATTGCCATCCACGAGGGCAACATCTCTGAAATGAAGACGGGGGAGGGCAAGACCCTGGTTGCCGTCGCTCCGGTCTATTTGAATGCACTCGCGGGTCAGGGCGTGCATTTGGTGACGGTCAACCCGTACCTGGCCGAACGCGACGCCGAGTGGATGGGCCCCGTCTATGAATACCTCGGCCTGACGGTCGACGTCATCGACAAGTATGAGCCCCACACGGAGCAGCGGAAAGCAGCCTACCAAGCCGATGTCACGTACGGTACGAACAACGAATTCGGGTTCGATTACCTCCGTGACAACTCGTTCGTGAACGATCCGGAGCATCTCCAGCAGCGCAAGCACCATTTTGCCGTGGTTGACGAAGTGGACTCGGTCCTGATTGATGAGGCCCGTACGCCGCTCATTATATCCGGCCCGGTGCCGGAGTCCGACGAAACGCAATTCCAGGAGTTCAAGCCGTCGGTCGAACGGCTGGTCTATTCCCAGCAGAAGCTGGTGGCCGGATTCGTGGCCGACGCCGAACGTCTTCTGGCGGAGCGCGACAAGGCGGTTGAAGCCGGCGACAACAAGAAGGCCTCCGAACACGAGAGTGAAGCCGGCCTCGCGCTGCTCCGCGCCCATCGGGGCTACCCGCGGAACAAGAAATTCCGCAAACTCCTTCAGGAGCCCGGGGTCGAGCAGCTCCGTCAGAAGACGGAGTATTTCTACCTGCAGGACAACGCCAAGAAGATGCCGTTCGTCGATCAGGAGCTGTACTTCTCCTATGACGAGAAGCAGCGGGCCATAGAAATGAGCGACAAGGGTCGTCAGTACATCGGCTCTGCGGCCGGCAAGGATGAGAACCTGTTCATCCTTCCGGATCTGGGCGAGGAAGTCGCCAAGGCCGAGAAGGAAATGGAAACGGAGCAGAAAACGCTCGTCAGTGATATACAGTCGGACGAAGCGCTCAGCGAGGAGAAGAAGGAAAACAAGCTCGCCAACGACATAAGCATCCTGCGCAACAAACTGGCGGACTTCAAACGGGAGCTGTACAACCGGTATGCCGAGGCGGCGTCGCGGCTGCACGCCATTGAGCAGTTGTTGAAGGCCTACATCCTGTTCGAGAAGGACACCGAATACATTGTCCAGGACGGCAAAATCCAGATCGTGGATGAGCATACGGGCCGCGTGCTGTCCGGTCGCCGCTATTCGGATGGTCTCCACCAGGCTATTGAGGCCAAGGAGGGTGTGAAGATCCAGGCGGCTACACAGACCTACGCCACGGTCACCCTCCAGAACTATTTCCGGCTGTACCACAAGCTGGCCGGCATGACAGGTACGGCCGAGACCGAATCCGAGGAGTTCTTCAAGACCTACAAGATGGAGGTCGTGGTCGTCCCCACCAACAAGCCGGTGGCGCGTCGCGACCTGGACGATCTGGTCCTGCGGACCAAACGGGAGAAGGTGAATGCCGTCATCGAGAAGATCCAGGAATACCATGACCGCGGTCAGCCTGTCTTGGTCGGTACAACCAGCGTTGAGGCCTCGGAGATGTACAGCCGCATGCTCACCCGTGCGGGCATCAAGCACAACGTGTTGAACGCCAAGCGGGACCGGGCCAAGGCCGAGTCCCTGATTGTGGCAGAGGCCGGTCAGAAAGGCGGTGTGACCATTGCCACCAACATGGCCGGTCGCGGTACCGATATCAAGCTCGGCGAGGGTGTCCGGGAAATCGGAGGTTTGGCCATCATTGGCACCGAGCGGCACGACAGTAGGCGGATTGACCTCCAGCTCCGTGGTCGGGCCGGCCGTCAGGGCGATCCCGGCGAGAGCCAGTTCTACATTTCGCTTGAGGACAATCTCATGCGCCTGTTCAGTTCCGATCGTGTGGCCAAGGTCATGGACCGGTTGAACCTGGAAGAAGGGGCTGTCATCACCCACCCTTGGGTCAACAAGAGCATTGAACGCGCGCAGGGGAAGGTGGAGCAGAACAATTACGCCATCCGGAAGCGCCAGCTTGAGTACGATGACGTGCTGGATTCCCAACGAAAGGTCATCTATGACCGCCGCGTACACGCATTGCGTGGACAACGGCTGGCCGGGGATATCATGGACATGCTCCGCGGGATGGTGGAAGACCTCGTAAAGCAGCACCACGGTGAGGGCAACCTGGATGAAATGCGTGCGGACCTGCTGCGTCTGCTCGCGCTCGATGTGGAAATGGATCGCGAACTGTTCCACAAGCTGGGAGAGGACGGGGTAACGGATCGGGTCTATGACGATGCGCTGGCGTTCTACAACCGGAAGCGCAATGCCCTCGCCCGGCCGTTCCATGAGAGCATGAAACAGTTGCAGGAGAGCGACCGGGAGCAGAAACCGGAGAAGGTCTACGTGGACTTCACCGATGGACGCAAGGCGCTCAGGGCCGTGGTCCGGATTGAGGATGCCATCGAATCGGAAGGGCAGGAAGTCAATGATGCACTCGAACGCGTGGCCATGCTCAGCTTCATCGATGCGCATTGGACAGAGCATCTCCGGAACCTGGATGAGGTGAAGGAGGGCATCGGCCTGCGCGCCTATGGTCAACGCGATCCGCTCATCGAATACAAGATGGAGGCCTACGGTCTGTTTACGGAGATGATTGATACCATCAACCGGGACATGGTCTCCTTCATTTTCCGGTCCGGTCCCCTGGTCAATCAGCAGCAGGGAGCGGGTGCTGCGGGCGCGCGGCCGCGTCGGTTGGATCCGCGTCGTTCCCGTACGACCCACGAGTCCATGTCGCCCACCTACGGCGTGGGCGCCGGTGGTGACGGGAGACGTGCGGCCGCCGAGGCCGACCCTACGGCCAAGGCCGAGCCGGTTACGGTGGACGACAAAGTGGGTCGTAACGATCCGTGCCCGTGTGGAAGTGGCAAGAAATACAAGCACTGCCACGGCGCGGCTTGA
- a CDS encoding DNA alkylation repair protein — translation MPGPIDIPHMYSPEDVLRFVRRELAAAADPEKAEQMARYMKTTMPFHGVQKPGREHIARAVKWHFRPSSHAEYEDLVRLLWSQTHREEKYLAVQFARTFRLFITSEALPLYEFLIRDGAWWDFVDDVAIRLVGSVLRHERDVVSTLLDDWIEDENRWIRRSAIISQVMHRTDTDEARLFRYCRACLGDTDPFIRKAIGWALRDYAKAAPHNVARFVQENGDAMARITYMEATKGLPSEP, via the coding sequence ATGCCCGGACCGATCGACATTCCCCACATGTACTCGCCAGAGGACGTACTCCGTTTCGTGCGTCGTGAACTGGCCGCCGCTGCCGACCCGGAAAAGGCGGAGCAGATGGCGCGATACATGAAAACGACCATGCCGTTCCATGGGGTGCAGAAGCCGGGCCGGGAGCATATTGCCCGTGCCGTCAAATGGCATTTCCGTCCCTCATCACATGCGGAGTACGAGGACCTGGTCCGGTTGCTGTGGTCGCAGACGCACCGGGAAGAAAAATATCTGGCCGTCCAATTTGCGCGTACGTTCCGGCTCTTCATTACCAGTGAGGCCCTGCCGCTGTACGAATTCCTCATCCGGGACGGAGCCTGGTGGGATTTCGTGGATGATGTGGCCATCCGGCTTGTAGGTTCCGTGCTCCGGCATGAGCGGGACGTGGTTTCGACCCTGCTGGATGACTGGATCGAGGATGAGAACCGCTGGATCCGCCGGTCCGCCATCATCAGTCAGGTCATGCACCGGACGGATACGGACGAAGCCCGCCTGTTCCGGTATTGCCGGGCATGTCTGGGCGATACGGATCCGTTCATCCGGAAAGCGATCGGCTGGGCCCTGCGGGACTACGCCAAGGCCGCCCCGCACAACGTGGCGCGATTCGTGCAGGAAAACGGTGATGCCATGGCGCGGATTACGTACATGGAGGCCACGAAGGGGCTGCCGAGCGAGCCGTGA
- the sucB gene encoding 2-oxoglutarate dehydrogenase, E2 component, dihydrolipoamide succinyltransferase: MSKVEVRMPKMGESITEGTVIEWLKQPGDAIEMDEPLLEIGTDKVDTEVPSPAEGVLVEILVEAGDTVDVGTVIAVVDTDGDAATASAEPEPEPEPEPEQQAAPEPEPEPAPAPKSAPTPGNGGSRTEVLMPKMGESIMEGTVISWAKSVGDSIELDETLLEIATDKVDTEVPSPAAGIVQEILVPEGDTVDVGTLIAVIGSDAPAESDEKEPSKPESEDKKEAKPESEDQKGARSEASAPAGETGPIPRTGPDGQFYSPLVRSIAETEGVSADELGSIKGSGRDGRVTKEDVLAYVSGRGSAPKQAEAAKPSASPAQTPRQPSAPASTPSADGRVEIVKMDRMRQIIAEHMVRSKATSAHVTSFAEIDVTNLVRLRERNKAAFEKREGVKLTYTPFFVHAAVEALREHPILNSSVVGDTIHLKKDFHIGIAVAIGKTGLVAPVIRDAGQRNVVGLALATADLAERARNKQLMPDQLSGGTFTVTNVGSLGSIMGTPIINQPQVGILAIGAIKKRPVVVEDPDLGDIIAVRHMMIVSLSYDHRIVDGAMGSSFLRKYTDVLEGLDPNTEI; encoded by the coding sequence ATGTCCAAGGTTGAAGTGAGAATGCCCAAGATGGGCGAAAGCATCACGGAAGGCACGGTAATCGAATGGCTCAAGCAGCCTGGCGACGCCATTGAAATGGATGAGCCGCTGCTGGAAATCGGTACCGACAAGGTCGATACCGAGGTGCCGTCTCCGGCCGAGGGTGTGCTTGTGGAGATCCTGGTGGAGGCGGGTGATACGGTGGATGTGGGGACGGTCATTGCCGTGGTGGACACGGACGGAGACGCCGCGACGGCGTCAGCCGAGCCGGAACCCGAGCCCGAACCGGAGCCGGAGCAGCAAGCCGCGCCGGAGCCCGAACCGGAGCCCGCCCCGGCTCCGAAATCGGCACCGACGCCCGGGAATGGTGGGTCGCGGACCGAGGTGCTCATGCCCAAGATGGGCGAGAGCATCATGGAAGGCACCGTCATTTCATGGGCAAAGAGCGTGGGGGACAGCATTGAACTGGACGAAACGCTCCTGGAAATCGCGACCGACAAGGTGGATACCGAGGTTCCGTCACCGGCCGCCGGCATTGTCCAGGAAATCCTGGTGCCGGAAGGCGACACGGTGGATGTGGGCACGTTGATTGCCGTCATCGGGTCAGACGCCCCGGCCGAATCCGACGAAAAAGAGCCATCGAAACCGGAATCCGAGGACAAGAAGGAAGCCAAACCGGAATCCGAGGACCAGAAGGGAGCCCGGTCGGAGGCGTCGGCTCCCGCCGGCGAGACCGGACCCATTCCCCGGACCGGGCCGGATGGGCAATTCTATTCCCCCCTGGTTCGCTCCATTGCGGAGACAGAGGGCGTATCGGCCGACGAATTGGGTTCCATCAAGGGATCCGGGCGGGACGGCCGGGTCACCAAGGAAGATGTACTGGCGTACGTGTCGGGTCGGGGATCCGCTCCGAAGCAGGCCGAGGCGGCCAAACCCTCCGCATCGCCAGCCCAGACCCCGCGCCAGCCCTCGGCGCCGGCCTCGACCCCGAGCGCGGACGGTCGGGTCGAGATCGTCAAAATGGATCGCATGCGGCAAATCATTGCCGAACACATGGTGCGATCGAAGGCTACGAGTGCCCACGTCACGTCGTTCGCGGAAATCGATGTAACCAATCTGGTCCGTTTGCGCGAGCGCAACAAAGCCGCGTTCGAGAAGCGGGAAGGCGTCAAACTGACGTATACTCCGTTTTTTGTGCATGCTGCGGTCGAAGCGCTCCGTGAGCATCCCATCCTGAACAGTTCGGTAGTTGGGGACACCATCCACCTGAAAAAGGATTTCCACATTGGCATTGCGGTCGCCATCGGCAAGACCGGTCTCGTGGCTCCGGTCATCCGGGATGCGGGCCAGCGCAACGTCGTCGGCCTGGCCCTGGCCACGGCCGACCTGGCCGAGCGGGCGCGCAACAAGCAGCTCATGCCGGATCAGCTCTCGGGTGGCACGTTCACCGTGACCAACGTGGGATCCCTGGGCTCCATCATGGGGACCCCCATCATCAATCAGCCGCAGGTTGGTATCCTGGCCATCGGGGCCATCAAGAAGCGCCCGGTCGTCGTGGAGGATCCGGATCTCGGAGACATCATTGCGGTGCGTCACATGATGATTGTTTCGCTCTCCTACGACCACCGGATTGTGGACGGAGCCATGGGATCATCGTTCCTCCGCAAGTACACCGATGTGCTCGAAGGACTGGACCCGAACACCGAAATCTGA
- a CDS encoding tyrosine-type recombinase/integrase translates to MSHVEPGLELSPSALENHLQDFLRNYLVGKSPETIGTYRRSLNEFERWFASPGVSCTFCTEDVEAYKTYLMKERELHQVSVSTYLTAVRRFCQYLVDIGKLEVNPAKAVKGNRRPDVHTREMLTGEDVQTLLSSIPVETEIDKRDRAIVHMMLYAGLSEIEIIRADVQDLEQTLMGWYLRIQGKGHKAKDQQVPIDPPVMDAIRLYLDTRRRIRPEDPLFVSHGHRSDGSRLNTRSVRSRINVHLNSAGIKRPGITPHSLTHTAALLWLNDGMSVDDVKRRMRHGTMETTMIYWRRQSVPTT, encoded by the coding sequence ATGTCACACGTTGAACCCGGGTTGGAGCTGTCGCCTTCCGCCCTTGAAAACCACCTCCAGGACTTCCTGAGGAATTACCTGGTAGGCAAGAGCCCGGAGACCATCGGTACGTATCGCCGTTCGCTCAACGAATTCGAGCGGTGGTTTGCATCTCCCGGTGTTTCCTGTACCTTCTGCACGGAGGACGTGGAAGCGTACAAGACGTACTTGATGAAGGAACGCGAACTGCATCAGGTGTCGGTGTCCACGTATCTCACAGCCGTTCGGCGTTTTTGCCAATATCTGGTTGATATCGGCAAATTGGAGGTGAATCCGGCCAAGGCCGTGAAAGGAAACCGGCGTCCCGATGTCCATACGCGGGAAATGCTGACCGGGGAGGACGTCCAGACCCTGTTGTCCTCCATCCCGGTCGAGACCGAGATCGACAAGCGGGACAGGGCCATCGTCCATATGATGCTGTACGCAGGTTTGAGTGAAATAGAGATCATCCGTGCCGATGTCCAGGACCTGGAACAGACCCTCATGGGATGGTATCTGCGCATCCAGGGAAAGGGTCACAAGGCCAAGGATCAACAGGTGCCCATCGACCCACCCGTCATGGATGCCATCCGTCTGTATCTCGATACGCGGCGTCGCATCCGCCCCGAGGATCCGTTGTTCGTGTCGCACGGGCACCGAAGTGACGGTAGCCGGTTGAACACCCGGTCCGTGCGCAGCCGCATCAATGTGCACCTGAACAGTGCTGGCATCAAACGACCGGGCATTACGCCCCACAGTCTGACGCACACGGCCGCGCTGTTGTGGCTCAACGATGGCATGTCCGTGGATGACGTGAAGCGACGCATGCGGCACGGCACCATGGAGACCACCATGATCTACTGGCGCCGCCAGTCCGTACCCACGACGTAA
- a CDS encoding T9SS type A sorting domain-containing protein: MHCIRYTLFALFLLSGFVTSASFGQISIDRAHAEGQLGQTFTPISVQASSGQSVAIQALAAQIGAGQTWDFTALSFDAPAANPVEQEFIALPDATLLGAGDPRIANATHAVRSIDPAKPNDVSIVYSSFDADGHRTYGTMARVDGATNDLLYDQGLFDYPFPLEFGATWTGSTSYIQSTGGFNTAVSITKDGTANGWGTLQTPQGTVDALRYETELTTTVTVLGFPTATSSRLIFFVSRTGISAGITITSTVQGDVITASYQYDGYGEGGGGNPTDPPATAPAGLSPATAATGVSTSPTLSWGTVDGATAYDLQVAVGGFTKSGSQPIVIEQTGLTTTSFDVTGLEFATEYLWRVRATNEGGAGAWTDAATFTTEAAPLVPPGAVALTSPADLATDVSPVNPSLTWNAAANAATYDVQLATDAAFTLLIVNETGVAGTSVNAPLLAYSTTYHWRVRGVNADGNGDWTTASFTTEAEVVPPTLPGTVTLTAPANATTGVALAPTLTWVAAADAASYEVQVATDAAFTTLTTDQTGVPGTSLALSGLAYNTTYHWRVRGVNTDGAGAWTSASFTTEAEVVIVLPGAVSLVSPADAVLDVETDVTLTWTSAPNALTHDVQVATDASFSGTLIADETGLTGAELALSGLALNTAHFWRVRGVNADGTGEWTAASFTTVTGVATESADGAIPGSFRLAAAYPNPFNPQTTLQFDLPQSSHVTLSVWDLSGREVARLLSGPMAAGSYTHRWNAAHLNSGVYMIRLVADTDITTRTVTLLK, from the coding sequence ATGCATTGCATCCGCTACACGCTTTTCGCACTCTTCCTGCTGTCCGGTTTCGTCACCTCTGCCTCGTTCGGCCAGATCAGCATTGACAGGGCCCACGCCGAGGGACAACTGGGACAGACCTTCACTCCGATATCCGTCCAGGCCTCCTCGGGCCAGTCGGTGGCCATCCAGGCGCTCGCTGCACAAATCGGAGCCGGCCAGACGTGGGACTTCACGGCACTCTCATTCGATGCGCCCGCGGCGAACCCCGTTGAACAGGAGTTCATTGCGTTGCCCGATGCGACATTGCTGGGTGCCGGGGATCCGCGGATTGCGAACGCAACGCATGCTGTCCGCAGCATTGATCCGGCCAAGCCCAACGACGTTTCCATCGTGTACTCGAGTTTCGATGCCGACGGACACCGGACCTACGGAACCATGGCACGGGTCGACGGCGCGACCAACGACCTGCTGTATGACCAAGGGTTGTTTGACTATCCGTTTCCCCTGGAGTTCGGGGCAACCTGGACCGGCTCCACGTCCTACATCCAGTCGACGGGAGGCTTCAATACGGCCGTTTCCATCACAAAAGACGGCACCGCGAACGGATGGGGAACGCTGCAGACGCCCCAGGGCACCGTCGACGCGCTCCGATACGAAACCGAGTTGACGACGACGGTGACCGTTTTGGGCTTCCCCACCGCTACAAGCTCCCGACTCATCTTCTTCGTCTCCCGGACGGGCATTTCGGCCGGCATCACCATCACCTCGACGGTCCAGGGCGATGTCATCACCGCATCGTACCAGTATGACGGGTACGGTGAAGGTGGCGGCGGCAACCCGACAGATCCGCCTGCGACGGCACCGGCAGGACTGTCTCCGGCCACGGCGGCCACGGGCGTATCCACCAGTCCCACGCTGTCCTGGGGGACCGTGGATGGCGCGACAGCCTACGACCTGCAGGTGGCGGTAGGCGGCTTCACCAAGTCCGGCTCACAGCCCATCGTGATTGAACAGACCGGGCTCACGACGACCTCCTTTGACGTCACGGGGCTGGAGTTTGCCACCGAATACCTGTGGCGGGTCCGCGCCACCAATGAAGGGGGTGCCGGTGCATGGACGGATGCCGCCACGTTCACAACGGAAGCCGCCCCTCTTGTGCCCCCCGGCGCGGTGGCGTTGACGTCTCCGGCTGATCTGGCGACCGATGTCAGCCCGGTCAATCCTTCACTGACATGGAATGCCGCCGCCAATGCCGCCACCTATGACGTCCAACTGGCGACGGACGCAGCGTTCACGCTGTTGATCGTGAACGAGACGGGGGTTGCAGGTACATCGGTCAATGCTCCCCTCCTGGCGTACAGCACCACCTACCACTGGCGCGTCCGTGGCGTGAATGCCGACGGCAACGGGGATTGGACGACGGCTTCGTTCACGACCGAGGCGGAGGTGGTCCCTCCGACGCTCCCGGGTACGGTCACCTTGACCGCACCGGCCAATGCAACCACCGGTGTGGCGCTCGCTCCCACGCTGACGTGGGTCGCTGCCGCGGATGCGGCCAGCTACGAGGTCCAGGTGGCTACCGATGCCGCGTTCACAACGCTGACCACCGATCAGACCGGCGTACCCGGGACTTCATTGGCGCTGTCCGGCCTGGCCTACAACACCACCTACCACTGGCGTGTCCGTGGTGTGAATACCGACGGAGCGGGCGCGTGGACGTCCGCCTCGTTCACGACCGAAGCGGAGGTGGTCATTGTGCTTCCCGGCGCGGTCTCCCTGGTGTCTCCGGCAGATGCCGTGCTCGACGTTGAGACCGACGTTACCCTGACGTGGACGTCCGCCCCGAATGCCCTCACGCACGACGTACAGGTCGCCACGGATGCGTCGTTCTCAGGTACGCTGATTGCGGATGAAACCGGCCTGACCGGCGCGGAACTGGCCCTCTCCGGACTCGCGCTGAACACCGCCCATTTCTGGCGCGTCCGCGGGGTCAACGCCGATGGCACCGGTGAATGGACCGCCGCGTCGTTCACCACGGTCACCGGCGTAGCCACGGAATCGGCCGACGGGGCCATTCCCGGTTCCTTCCGTCTCGCTGCCGCGTATCCCAATCCCTTCAACCCGCAGACCACCCTTCAATTCGACCTCCCACAGAGCAGTCACGTCACGTTGTCTGTTTGGGACCTGTCAGGACGCGAGGTAGCCCGGCTCCTTTCTGGACCGATGGCCGCCGGGAGCTACACGCATCGTTGGAATGCAGCCCATCTGAACAGCGGTGTCTACATGATCCGTCTGGTTGCCGACACGGACATCACGACGCGTACGGTAACGTTGCTCAAATAG
- the porQ gene encoding type IX secretion system protein PorQ: protein MRLLILFLFLFVVPQAARAQVESSAYPVVQLDASARSAALGGNAPALVDVGPGSIFSNPALVTPDMHGAAELSYLNHVSDLSAGWLSYARNVEGIGTAAVGLRYLSFGEMDRLDASGNADGTFGASDLGLTVALSRPLALVGAPWMSRIRYGGALSWLNQRIDTEGAQALTMDLGAVYHDAERRFTAGMVVQHLGLRLSSLGSRADRLPTDVRVGLAKRLNHLPVLFSVTAYRLHALDGGPDGASVLAHALYHAVLAAEFQFSESFRLRFGYNHRRHDELKVKARLDFAGVSTGVGIKIRNVGVDYAYNSWSSLGGLHRISVKTALF, encoded by the coding sequence ATGCGATTGCTGATCCTGTTCCTCTTTCTTTTCGTGGTGCCGCAAGCCGCGCGGGCACAGGTGGAATCGTCAGCCTACCCGGTGGTCCAGCTGGACGCATCGGCCCGCTCGGCGGCCCTGGGAGGCAACGCTCCGGCGTTGGTCGATGTTGGGCCCGGAAGCATCTTTTCCAACCCCGCCCTGGTCACGCCCGACATGCATGGTGCAGCGGAGCTGTCGTACCTGAATCATGTTTCGGACCTTTCCGCCGGCTGGTTGAGCTACGCCCGGAACGTGGAAGGAATCGGAACGGCGGCCGTCGGACTCCGGTACCTCTCGTTTGGTGAAATGGACCGGTTGGACGCATCCGGCAATGCCGACGGCACGTTCGGTGCATCGGACCTGGGGCTCACGGTGGCCCTGTCGCGTCCGCTGGCCCTCGTCGGCGCCCCGTGGATGAGCCGGATCCGGTACGGCGGGGCCCTGTCGTGGCTGAATCAGCGGATTGATACCGAAGGTGCCCAGGCGCTTACCATGGACCTGGGCGCGGTCTATCACGACGCCGAGCGCCGGTTCACGGCGGGTATGGTGGTGCAGCACCTCGGATTGCGCCTGTCCTCCCTGGGCAGTCGTGCCGATCGGCTGCCGACGGACGTGCGGGTGGGTCTGGCGAAACGCCTGAATCATCTCCCTGTACTGTTCTCGGTAACGGCCTACCGGCTGCACGCCTTGGATGGAGGACCCGACGGTGCGTCGGTCCTGGCTCATGCCCTGTACCATGCCGTGCTGGCTGCGGAATTCCAGTTCTCAGAGAGTTTCCGGCTCCGCTTCGGCTACAACCACCGCCGTCATGATGAGCTCAAGGTCAAGGCCAGGCTGGATTTCGCGGGGGTATCGACCGGCGTCGGCATCAAAATCCGCAATGTGGGCGTGGACTACGCGTACAATTCCTGGTCCAGCCTGGGCGGATTGCATCGGATTTCGGTCAAGACGGCCCTGTTTTAG